The Roseofilum capinflatum BLCC-M114 genome contains a region encoding:
- a CDS encoding element excision factor XisH family protein: protein MAKDIYHNAVRVALEKDSWVITDDPLTLTAGRRDVFVDLAAEKILMAERQGEKIAVEIKSFNSPSLVKDLEQALGQYILYANLMARSQPDRALYLAIRAETYEDFFQEEIVQIILADNPIKLMVFDSEKEEIVQWKH from the coding sequence ATGGCCAAAGACATCTATCATAATGCAGTGAGAGTGGCTCTAGAAAAAGACAGTTGGGTCATTACTGACGATCCGTTGACATTAACGGCAGGCAGACGAGATGTTTTTGTGGATTTGGCAGCCGAAAAAATACTGATGGCAGAACGCCAAGGAGAAAAAATAGCGGTAGAAATAAAAAGCTTTAACAGTCCTTCTTTAGTCAAAGATTTAGAACAAGCGCTCGGACAGTACATTCTTTATGCTAACCTTATGGCGCGTTCCCAACCCGATCGCGCCCTCTATTTAGCCATTCGTGCAGAGACATACGAGGATTTTTTTCAGGAAGAAATTGTGCAAATTATTTTAGCGGATAATCCGATTAAACTCATGGTTTTTGATTCTGAAAAGGAGGAAATTGTCCAATGGAAACATTGA
- a CDS encoding NAD(P)H-hydrate dehydratase, producing MSDRQNQISEVVVTAAEMRAIENRLFAAGMPVAALMEKVAGLVARRMIAESETLGLTSAKVGVMVGPGHNGGDALVIARELYLQGYDVAVTQPLAKLKELTQSHAEYGKSLGIPWLSLEELLQSCEILIDGLFGFGLERPISGDLAEQVAQINQSKRRVFSIDLPSGIHTDTGEVLGCAIRADYTFCLGLWKRACLQDGALEFLGKVELVDFDIPLGDIEAVLGNSSRCYRITGERAIAGLPLPRPLLSHKYKAGHLLLVCGSQEYAGSAILTGLGARASGVGMLSIAVPQSLKPLLVPQLPEALIIPCPETDTGAIAELPNTLNWDKYQAIACGPGITRSAASILPPLLQTSQPLILDADGLNLLSDLGISQLKGRSAPTLLTPHAGEFKRLFPQINPNLDRIQAVREASQQTGAIVLLKGARTAIGSPTGTVYLNPESTPALARGGSGDVLTGLLGGLVAQLDPEIAIQTATWWHAQAGILAAQERTALGVDAFHLTEYLPALPMVL from the coding sequence ATGAGCGATCGCCAAAACCAAATCTCTGAAGTAGTCGTCACTGCCGCCGAAATGCGAGCCATTGAGAACCGCCTGTTTGCTGCTGGAATGCCGGTTGCAGCGCTGATGGAAAAGGTGGCGGGGTTGGTGGCTCGCCGGATGATAGCGGAATCGGAAACATTGGGGTTAACCTCGGCTAAAGTGGGTGTAATGGTGGGGCCGGGTCATAATGGTGGGGATGCCTTGGTGATTGCCAGGGAATTGTACTTGCAAGGGTATGATGTGGCGGTGACTCAACCGTTGGCGAAGTTAAAGGAATTGACCCAGAGTCATGCTGAATATGGGAAAAGTTTGGGTATTCCTTGGCTGAGTTTAGAGGAGTTGCTGCAAAGTTGCGAGATTTTGATTGATGGCTTGTTTGGATTTGGTTTAGAGCGCCCCATTTCTGGAGATCTGGCGGAGCAAGTGGCGCAGATTAATCAATCCAAAAGGCGGGTTTTTAGTATCGATCTGCCTTCTGGCATTCATACAGATACGGGGGAAGTTCTCGGTTGTGCGATTCGTGCGGATTATACGTTCTGTTTGGGACTGTGGAAAAGGGCTTGTTTGCAAGATGGGGCGCTTGAGTTTTTGGGAAAGGTGGAGTTAGTGGATTTTGATATTCCGTTAGGGGATATTGAGGCGGTTTTAGGCAATTCATCTCGATGTTATCGCATTACTGGGGAGCGGGCGATCGCCGGTCTCCCCCTTCCCCGTCCTCTCCTCTCCCATAAATATAAAGCCGGTCATCTGCTACTGGTGTGCGGTTCCCAGGAATATGCAGGCAGTGCCATTTTAACCGGTTTGGGGGCCCGCGCCTCTGGGGTGGGGATGCTCTCGATCGCCGTTCCCCAAAGCTTAAAACCGCTCTTGGTTCCCCAACTCCCAGAAGCCCTAATTATTCCTTGTCCAGAAACCGACACCGGCGCGATCGCCGAACTCCCCAATACCCTAAACTGGGATAAGTATCAGGCGATCGCCTGCGGGCCCGGAATTACGCGATCGGCCGCCTCCATTCTTCCCCCGCTTCTCCAGACTTCCCAACCCCTGATCCTCGATGCTGACGGTCTAAATCTCCTCTCTGACCTCGGTATTTCCCAGCTCAAGGGGCGATCGGCTCCCACCCTCCTCACCCCCCATGCCGGAGAATTTAAGCGCCTCTTTCCGCAAATTAACCCCAATTTAGACCGCATTCAAGCCGTTCGTGAAGCCAGTCAACAAACCGGGGCGATCGTCCTCCTCAAAGGGGCAAGAACCGCCATCGGTAGCCCCACCGGAACTGTTTACCTCAATCCCGAAAGCACTCCAGCCCTTGCCAGAGGAGGCAGTGGCGATGTCCTCACCGGTCTTTTAGGTGGTTTGGTTGCCCAACTTGACCCAGAAATCGCCATCCAAACTGCCACCTGGTGGCACGCGCAAGCGGGAATTTTAGCGGCTCAAGAGCGCACCGCTCTAGGGGTAGATGCCTTTCACCTGACAGAATACTTACCCGCATTACCCATGGTGCTGTAA
- a CDS encoding glutathione S-transferase family protein yields MGLGLLVDGQWVSRREQSDQKGNFIRPQTTFRNKITADGSSGFKAESGRYHLYISWACPWAHRTAIMRKLKGLESAISLSVVDPEIDQNGWQFSESPGCIPDMINQADYLWQVYLKADSNYSGRVTVPVLWDKKTETIVNNESREIIRMLDTEFERFAQRPVTFYPEELRDVIDGTMDTIYQPINNGVYRAGFATSQEAYEQGLTELFDALEHWDQVLEQQPYLCGDRITQADWCFFTTLLRFDVVYYGHFKCNLHHITDYTNLWNYLKELYQVPGVAETCNFDHIKRHYYRSHPDVNPTRIVPKGPILDFEAPYDRNLLMH; encoded by the coding sequence ATGGGCTTAGGATTATTAGTTGATGGTCAATGGGTTTCTCGGCGGGAACAATCCGATCAAAAAGGAAACTTTATCCGTCCCCAAACCACGTTTAGAAATAAAATTACTGCTGATGGATCGAGTGGATTTAAGGCAGAATCCGGGCGCTATCATCTCTATATTTCTTGGGCTTGTCCTTGGGCCCATCGCACGGCGATTATGAGAAAACTCAAAGGATTAGAATCAGCCATTAGCTTATCGGTGGTCGATCCAGAAATTGACCAAAATGGTTGGCAGTTTTCTGAATCTCCCGGCTGTATTCCGGATATGATTAATCAGGCGGATTATCTGTGGCAAGTCTATTTAAAGGCCGATTCTAATTATAGTGGTCGGGTGACGGTTCCAGTTTTGTGGGATAAGAAAACGGAAACAATTGTGAATAATGAATCGCGGGAAATTATTCGCATGTTAGATACGGAATTTGAGCGATTTGCACAACGTCCAGTTACATTTTACCCTGAAGAATTAAGAGATGTTATTGATGGTACGATGGATACCATTTATCAACCGATTAATAATGGAGTCTATCGCGCTGGTTTTGCGACGAGTCAAGAAGCCTATGAACAAGGATTAACGGAGCTGTTTGATGCCTTGGAGCATTGGGATCAGGTGTTAGAACAACAACCTTATCTATGCGGCGATCGCATTACTCAAGCGGATTGGTGTTTCTTTACGACCTTATTACGCTTTGATGTAGTCTATTACGGTCACTTTAAATGTAATCTCCATCATATTACGGATTATACTAACTTATGGAACTATCTGAAAGAACTCTATCAGGTTCCAGGAGTGGCAGAAACTTGTAACTTTGACCATATTAAGCGCCATTATTATCGCAGTCATCCGGATGTTAATCCGACGCGAATTGTCCCCAAAGGGCCGATTTTGGATTTTGAAGCACCTTATGACCGGAATTTGTTGATGCATTGA
- a CDS encoding XisI protein, with the protein METLTLKKLEKYGGYIEGIFNDYARINYVNAEITNTPIVDRDRHHFLLVSEGWEGKKRVHRTLVHLEIRDDKIWIHFDGMAESVVEQLLTLGVPKADIVLAFHPPHVRKLGDFAIA; encoded by the coding sequence ATGGAAACATTGACCTTGAAAAAACTCGAAAAATATGGCGGTTACATTGAAGGAATCTTCAATGATTATGCTAGAATTAACTATGTCAATGCTGAAATTACAAACACCCCCATTGTCGATCGCGACCGCCATCATTTTCTCTTAGTTAGTGAGGGATGGGAAGGGAAAAAGCGAGTCCATCGAACTCTGGTTCATCTGGAAATTCGTGATGATAAAATCTGGATTCATTTTGATGGGATGGCAGAGAGTGTGGTCGAGCAATTGTTGACACTTGGCGTTCCCAAGGCAGATATTGTTTTAGCTTTTCATCCTCCTCATGTGAGGAAACTGGGTGATTTTGCGATCGCCTGA
- the mnmA gene encoding tRNA 2-thiouridine(34) synthase MnmA produces the protein MKKVVVGLSGGVDSSTAAAVLHHQGYDIVGLTLWLMKGKGQCCSEGMVDAAKICEQLGVPHHIVDSRELFEQNIIDYLVSGYREGITPLPCSQCNRAVKFGPMINYAKSELGIDYIATGHYARIAFDEQSGRYQLLKAIDLQKDQSYFLYDLSQEILASTLFPLGETPKTETRRLAAEFNLTTAEKPESQDLCLVEAHGSMQSFLDQYINQKTGDIVDQGGKVLGHHQGIHHYTIGQRRGLGVAYSEPLYVVDLDPVMNRVIVGTRESAADPECTVSRVNWVSIAPPDSPIRAEVRIRYRSQPVPVTVVPLPENRVHLRFDEPQFGVTPGQGAVWYEGDRLLGGGIIERKSKG, from the coding sequence ATGAAAAAGGTTGTCGTCGGACTCTCCGGAGGGGTAGATAGTTCTACTGCCGCAGCAGTTCTTCATCATCAAGGATACGATATTGTGGGCTTAACCCTTTGGTTGATGAAGGGGAAGGGACAGTGCTGCTCGGAAGGGATGGTGGATGCGGCGAAAATTTGCGAACAGCTTGGAGTGCCTCACCATATTGTGGATAGTCGCGAGTTGTTTGAGCAGAATATTATCGATTATTTGGTGTCGGGGTATCGGGAAGGAATTACGCCTCTACCCTGTTCCCAGTGTAATCGGGCGGTGAAGTTTGGCCCGATGATTAACTATGCAAAATCGGAGCTGGGGATTGATTATATTGCTACGGGCCATTATGCGCGAATTGCCTTTGATGAGCAGTCGGGACGCTATCAGCTCTTAAAAGCCATTGACCTGCAAAAAGATCAGTCTTATTTTTTGTATGATTTATCGCAAGAAATTTTGGCTTCTACGTTGTTTCCCCTGGGAGAAACGCCGAAAACGGAAACTCGTCGCCTAGCGGCTGAGTTTAATTTGACAACGGCGGAAAAACCGGAAAGTCAAGATTTATGCTTGGTGGAAGCCCATGGCTCGATGCAGTCGTTTTTGGATCAGTATATTAACCAGAAGACTGGGGATATTGTTGACCAAGGGGGCAAGGTTTTGGGCCACCATCAAGGGATTCATCATTATACGATTGGCCAACGGCGCGGCTTAGGCGTGGCCTATTCGGAACCGTTGTATGTGGTGGATCTTGACCCGGTGATGAATCGGGTGATTGTGGGAACTCGTGAGAGTGCGGCCGATCCAGAGTGTACGGTGAGTCGGGTGAATTGGGTGTCAATTGCGCCACCAGATAGTCCGATTCGGGCTGAAGTTCGGATTCGCTATCGATCGCAACCCGTGCCAGTAACGGTGGTTCCTTTACCGGAAAATCGGGTGCATTTGCGCTTTGATGAGCCGCAATTTGGGGTAACACCGGGACAAGGAGCAGTTTGGTATGAGGGCGATCGCCTCCTGGGAGGTGGTATCATTGAACGCAAGTCGAAAGGTTAG